Within Citrus sinensis cultivar Valencia sweet orange chromosome 1, DVS_A1.0, whole genome shotgun sequence, the genomic segment TGTTTGACAGAAAAacataagagaaaaaaacttACAGTGTCTCCAGCCTCATTAACGAACTGAGATCAGGTATTGTTCCAGACAGGTTATTGTTTCCAAGCCAGCTGTCAAGGGGATGAACATATGAATCAGCATATAATTATTCCTATATTCCATTAACCAGAAATTTAATTCGACAACTTACATGCCACTTAATGCTGTCAATCTAGAAATGTTGGATGGCAATGATCCTGAGAGGCCcatatttgtcaaatttctGAAAATAATAGTAGGATTTTAGAGAAGCAGATATGAAAATGCATAGACAATAACCAAACTGTCATATCTAGTCCCAACTCACAATGTAACTATGCGAATCCGGCGATCGTAGGTGCATGTAATTCCAGTCCATGAATAACCATGGGGCAAACAAGGATCACCACTCCAATCAAGTGGAGGGTTCTGAAGACTGTTTCTTAATGTTTCCAATGCTATTACTGCAACAAGAAATGAAGGACCATATAATGATACTATCACTGCAAATGACAGATTCCATCATGTCATAATAAACATTTAGCTACCCCATCATTTTGAGGCTGAAAGGTCTTTATCCATCTGAAATGAGACAATTCTATTAAATGATGAGAATGTGCTCAAATATTCAGAACACTAAGTTGAAATTTCTCCGTTAGATGAGCCAATAGCCATACCTAAATGATCAGGCTTGGTCATATGCAAGTCAGTATAACCAATGGGATGAAGAGTATATGATTATAAGTTGCATAACAAATAACttctttgctttctttttttccctcaaTCACATCTATTCATcttctattattttgtttaagaaCGACAGATACTTAGAGAAAAATGAGAGTTCAACAGGGGCAACAAAAGTAATTTTCACTTGTCTCAGTAAAAAGTTCAGAGATTGTTAGTAAGCATACCATCTCTAGTGAGAGTTCTTCCTCCAAGTTCCAACACTTGGAAAATCTCTCCACCATTGATCAAAGGACCTTTGTTTGAACCAGGAGCAGGATTCAAAGTGATATTTGTAGCACCAGAAAGAGGCCAGTGTGTAGCAAAGACAACAACACCATCTGGAGTCACATTCAGATTTCTGTGATAGGGTATGCCATTTATAATTATGTCAAACACCCTTGTTCCTTCCCGTGAAGATGAAGGATTATCTGCAAAATAAAGAGCAATGTAGTATCTTGAGCTTGACAGAAACACTGGAGGCCAAGTTAACTCCATTCGTTCTGCTGGGCGTGTTGCCAATGCTGTCTTAAATATTTTCGAAGGAGGAAGATTCCAGAAACCAGAAACAGATACGTTTAAATTGCCGGGTTCAGGTTTTTTATTGTCAACTAATGGTTCCCAAAACCGATCAAACGGATCATCAGGATATCTGCAAACGCCAAACTTTCGAAATAAGAGAAAGTGCTTAACCAGGGAAATTAACCTTCAATATCATTATGTTATGAAGCATATTCAACAAGATGAAGTATTTACAAACAACACAAAGATTAAATTAACGTATAATTAATCATTagtattaagaaattaaaattctcaCCGAATGTTGTCTGCTCCACTGTATCCAAAACTATGCCTCGCTATCAAGCGGAGTCCAAACTTGCCAAAGTCGGTGCTGTTATAAACCGATTCTTCAAGAGGCACGAACTCCAGAGCAGAAATAAACGGGTCGGAATCCGTATAATTATTCGACCCGATACACAGACTCATATGCTTCCCTTGAGCCAAAAACACTCCTTCATAATACGACGCCAAACCATGCACATAATCCACTGTCGTATTGACCTCGCTCCAGAAAGTCCCGTCGACCATCTGGTCAAAAACCGGCGGAGAATCTCGGCCGTTGACTCCTCCGTAGAAGTACGTGGTCCTCACCAAGTACTTCCCCCCGCGAAATACGGGAACGACGTAACAGAACTTTTGGTGCAGTTTGTTCGGAAACGATCGGACGGTTGAGAGCGTAGGTACGGCGACAGCGACCGTCACGTTCTTGGGGGTCCCACCAGTGATGTAGTCGTTGTCCGGAAGCCATTTCAGTCCGTTGATTGTATAAACGTTAACCGTACCGCAATCAATTAACGTACCTAAAATCAATTtcaggaaagaaaaaattacaaattgttttagaaatttaaaaatcaattaattaaaaacaaattgttTTCGGATTAGGAATCGAACACTTACCAGACGGAGATTGAGAGGAAGAGAGGGAGAGAAGAGAGAGGAGCGAAAGGAGGAGAAGGGAAACGGAGGGCATTGTGGAGAGAAGAGATAAGACATGAGAGAGTGAAGAAGAGAGAGCGGTGTCGTAGGTGTTTGTTTGTTAAAGCTGAAttggtctttttcttttgagtgGGGGGAGTTGATTCAGTCATGCACACAAGCAAGGAATTGGAGTTGGGGGAAGAGAAaggaatttttatttgtttttttaattgtttttggtCGTTTTGGTTACGCGGGAAAATTGAGGGGCCGGGTCAGGCCAGGTCATTGGAGGCGGTTAGCGTGCTGAGTTGGGTGCGTAAGTGCGTTGGGTTAGGTAGTCACTTGCGCTAGCGAGTGGCGAGCGGTGACTGATGGAGAGGGATGGCCGTTACCATTTTGTGTGGATTCGTTCTAATATTAACGGAAATGGTTCCTCGGTGCTAACGTCGACATAACGTTATAACAGATTAACAGTCGTCTCACgctttttattgtttgtttatttatttatatttaaattaattggatATTTGATTGTGTAATTCAGTTATAGGAGACTGTTAAGaaaccacttttttttttgggaggcTAGGAAACCACTTATTCAATATAGATCCACCTAATCGATaatgtttctttaattttcacacCAGATCGTTTTTCCCTACTTCCAAGTTAATGACTCGGGtgttcttcttgttgttgttgtgatTTGTGAATTCTTTTTCAGATTACTCCCACCATTTTCCCAACACCAATAATATGATTGAAAAACAGGATTATTTCTGTCCCATCCCTAAatgttttgacattttttacCGCGCCTCCAAATCTTTTGCCCCGTTGCACCACGCCCCcaagttcattaatttgacTGTTTATTCTAACaatcaaatgataaatttagaaatttataccttaaatattaattggtggtgataaattaaatttatttgataagttAATTGACGAGATTATTGTGTAACTACTATTAGTAAATGAGTTTAGTGAGTAATTTAGTGGGTTCAAATAACTTCACCCATTATTGAATTAGGTTTTGAtgtcatttaattctttttcaatttcagataAAGGGGCATTTTGACGTTTAACGAAATTTCAAATAGTTTTGTTAAAATAACtatcaaattaatagaaaatgagGGCCcgtttaaaattttgaaacatttgggAGTAGGGTGGAAGTAACccttatataaaaaaaaacaattataatagaaCTACTAAAAATTCCATGTTTTTTTAATCCCTACTATggtaaaattatacaatttgtTACATTAATATGTGTCATGGGGATTTAGTTTAGAATATCAAAATATCCAATTTAAAATACTAGCTTCTTGAATGGAAAGACAATTTTACCTGCCAAGTGAAGCCCCTTCATTGATTGTAGGccatatattgaaattttggttGGATATTAACTACttttaagatataatattaaaatatttgataaacacttgttattataatttaaaagtaaagttgattttatatcatatttattcgATGAATCGACGAAAAATctataatatctttatatttttgttaaaattattatttaaaataatatttacagcTCAAAGTCAACTTTTACTTAAACTATTTTGtaactacattttttttttgtataacaCCTCAATAATAAACAAACCATTATTTACAACGAGGGTCTCATGAGAGAATTAATAAGGAGTAATAGATCACACCATTAAACTCGAGGTCTGAGTTGCTTagaaagaatattaattaaaagaccaATTGAAGGATTttataaagtaattttacaattaaaggACCTTACaccatatatatttcttttcacatttataattcatttagaACTATTGCATTGTGATTTTAACGCTTCgacaaagaaaagataaaaatctcTTCTTTCGGGTGCTGGTGTCAGTAAAAGTTGATGAGCAAAATTGATCCCTAACCTCTTGTTTCTACCAGGCCAAATCAACGGGGTGGGGGACAAGTAAAAGTGATTTGGttaattagtaataattaGTTAGCTAATCGGTAAATCAAATATGTTTAACTGTTGTgattttaaacaaataagtGTTATGATAATTGAGTAAATAACAACTTATACGAAACAAAGCGGGTAAAACAAAGTATTCATGATTGTGCTTATGTGCAACAATCATTGAGGTACTTGTCCATAACcagttaattatataattttataaaacataattaaccAATTGATTACTATTTAATTGCTTAAAAGCGAAACACGGGCATTGATTTTGTTGGGTCATCCTAATAAGCCATGTAATCCAACACAGTTCAATAGTGGGTCCAGTTTCTTGAAGTGGGCCCCATGCCATCCCCCCTTTCCTTGTCTTTCAACTCGATCCTGCCATCGGATTCTCCCCAATCCTGCGGGCCAAATCCCAAATAACATATTCGGATTTTGACATTTGACATTAGAGGTCTCCACTCTCCAACCACTTCCTAGAAGGGGTCAAGATTCCCGATGCAATTTAAATTAGCAGCCAAAACGTTaattttgggttaatttttaCGGTAATTtgcaaacaaaataattgtataaattgtGGGTTAGTTGCAAGTCATTTGCAGAATTGAAGATCATTTTTATgtgatatttaataattattttttaggaaaattGTGTTTTTCGTTGGTTATAGACATATCAGTcaattgttatttttgaatttttaacaaatttttttataagtcgTTTGTATGTCACTTATAAAtcacttaaatatatattttttaacaattatttcatttgaaagcCAAAAGTCCTTTTACATTTTACTGTGTGTCTGtatgagaattaaaaaatatatttttttatcataacaATTAGAAACCACAGTCAATACAGCTTGGATAACCCTTCAAACATACAGCAAATTCAGAAAAATTGAGTGATGGTTAATTAGCTAGAAAatcaacttatattttatacatggTTTAGTTACATTCATTGTATGGAAATgtaaatgtatatatataataatgccatatataaataataatcaaactCATGAACATAAATCTTATTAAAGAAATCTAAGGTACTTTTCTAATAAACAAGCACCATGTGTTGGTAATCGATATGACGGATATCAACCGCACTATAATTTACATTCAAATAGTATTCGGcatatttacccaaaaaaaaaaaaatattctctaaCTGTCAGCACGATGGCATGATAACATAATCAACCACGAAATACAACAAAATGATTTGTATTTGCTAGACCACAACGATGGCTCCTTCCACCATCGAAATCCAAGCCAACGTGCGAACAAATAATGGGCCCCACCGCTAGGAAAACGTGGACCACAACGATGAAATGTTGGACCCAACAATTTTATCGGGCCCGCGCCATGCTTCCACCTACTCACCATGCATGCGTACGTTAGCCACTTCATCGCTTGTAAGACTTCCCGGCGGGAGCGCACGatagtgttttatttttaatctcgGATCGGAAATTACGTGGGCTGGTCCTAGCTTTAATTCCGACGCAACAAAAGTAAGTGAAAAAGGTCAAAAAGAATTTGTGAAGTGACTATACTACCCTCACTCCCTCATCCATTTTCAAATCCCAATTTCATTTCTGATCACACTCCTCTCTTCGCTTCGCTTTCTCTCTCAGTGCTTTGTCCCTGATTTGATGGATCCACAGAGACGCCAAGGGCCGAGCGTCCCCGAGAGGAAGGGGCAAAAGCGGAAACTAGATGAAGAAACAGTGATCGGAGACGAGCAGCAGCAGATGCAACAACGAGAGATCTCGTCTTCTTCTGCTGGAACTTCTTCATCCGATGCGCGGCAAGCGCTATTGAGCGAGGTCAGTGCTCAGGTTAACGTCCTTAACACCACTTTCTCTTGGCTCGAAGCCGATCGCGCTGCGGCTAAACGCGCCACTCACGTCCTCGCCGAGCTCGCCAAGAACGGTCCGTACCTTCCAAAACTGCCTCTCGATCTCGAGTTATTTACGCCTCTGTCACTGGTTTTTTAATGCGAAGGTCTGTATTTGTGGTTGCAGAGGAGGTTGTGAACTGGATTGTCGAAGGTGGCGCGGTTCCCGCTCTTGTGAAGCATCTACAGGCGCCGCCGACGAGTGAAGCTGACCGGAATTTGAAGCCTTTTGAGCATGAAGTCGAGAAAGGAAGCGCTTTTGCTCTTGGACTTCTTGCTGTAAAGGTTGTTTTAGCAATTATTCTATTTGCTTAGTTAAGCTTGGCTTGGAGTCTAcattttattgatagtgaTTATTTTACTCATgcatgttattattattttgaattgttcTAAATTTACTCTTTCTGGAAATAGCTGCTATTGGTTTCATTTTAGAATAATTAGACTAAATCCCACAGTATGCATGCTATGATAGTTGTTTTGTCGCGATTACTATAATAATTGGTAAGGCTATATATTTTTGGTGAAACTAAGAAATGTAAACAATTCTTGGAAGGCAAGTGAAGATTAGATGTTAAGCACTACAAACTATTATAATGTCGAAAGTGGTGTGCTTTATGGTTGTAAGTTTATGTTAGGATTGAATGGCtgtattgaattattttactttagattttaaaggatttataatttaaagaatttacaATGTTATTGAATGGgactaataaaagaaatttagaaaCGCCACCTAAAGAAATGAACAGGATTTCTTTTGAGATTCTTATGacatgcttaatttttttttctctcccttttttttcaagaaattattttatccaagattcatcaccTTGTTCTTGAAACTATGTcctaaatagatttttttatcaatgttCTAGCATTAAGAAGttgcttttgaaatttcaaGGGAAAGTAGAAAGCCACTATTTTGCtggcatttatttttcttgattccAATAAGTCTTAGTTGTATAGCATtgtcaattttattgttattttttctgttGCATGACTAATAACAATTCTTGCTATACTTGCAAATAAAATGGCATTGAAGCATTTAAAACTGTAAAATAGATATTCTATTATGTATGAGTACTGAACCTGCGaattttttatggattttGTTGGTAACAGCCAGAGCATCAGCAACTCATAGTTGATAATGGCGCATTGTCACATCTAGTGAATTTGCTGAAGAGGCACATGGACAGTAATTGTTCCCGTGCCGTGAATAGTGTTATTAGAAGAGCAGCTGATGCTATCACCAACCTTGCTCACGAGAACAGCAGCATCAAAACCCGTGTCAGGTCTCATgatttttgtaactttttattttgagtcAGGCATTTACCAATTAGTGCCATGTTTATCTCATTGTTATCCTGTTCTGGATATGCAGGATGGAAGGTGGGATTCCACCTCTGGTTGAGTTGCTTGAATTTACTGACACAAAAGTGCAAAGAGCAGCTGCTGGTGCCCTGCGAACTTTGGCATTTAAAAACGATGAAAATAAGAATCAGGTAACAAACAATTTGTTGGAAGCTGCATATTATTAAGCTGGCATTGGTATCtacaaattatgaaattactaTGTTTTTGCAGATTGTTGAATGTAATGCTCTTCCTACCCTCATTCTTATGCTACGATCTGAAGATTCTGCTATACATTATGAAGCGGTAGGATTTTATTGGAGTGGGTTTTCTATTAGTTTCTGAAAATTGTGCaagtgaaatattttatgcttttatttctctttggCTATCAAATgaagttaattttcatgaatTCCAGGTTGGAGTAATTGGGAATCTGGTACATTCATCCCCCAACATAAAGAAAGAAGTTCTTGCTGCTGGGGCATTGCAACCTGTCATTGGACTACTTAGGTATgcataaattttgtttcttttacaACATTTGTGATGTTCTGCCTGGTTTAGGTGTTTTGGAGAGGTTTTCGCCCTTCTTCTGCTATTGCTTTAGATATTACGGTTTTTAACCTTAGTAGAACAGCTTAGctctttttttctcaattcaTTGGGTTTGTTAATTGGATGACAGTTCGTGCTGCTCCGAGAGCCAGAGGGAGGCAGCTTTGTTACTTGGACAGTTTGCTGCAACTGATTCAGATTGCAAGGTGGGCACAACTTGTCATTGtctttatcttatttttcctTGATAAAGTTTATTCTTCTCCCAGGTATTCTGCTTGGCCATGCAAGATATGAGGAAtgaattgaaaatgaattttttaagtggaaatgtaaaataaattttgtttcctcTGACTATCCTTTTAGCAGAAGTATTGGTGTTGGTTCACTTGTTGTCATCATGTGCTTTTAGCCTTCTCATCCTTGTACAATTTTCCATCAGACTTGTCtctccttttatttattttaatatatatgcaGGTACACATTGTACAGAGGGGTGCTGTGCGGCCACTAATTGAAATGCTTCAATCACCTGATGTGCAACTGAGGGAAATGTCAGCCTTTGCCTTGGGGAGGTTGGCACAGGTTATCACGGTTTCAGTCTTACCTGCTATCCTTATCtttatcataattaatgaatgtcaACTAGAAGTTTTGGCTTTTGTGCTTTCTGAGATGGTGCTGCTCTTTTGTAGATAGTGCTATGATTTGTATGGTAGATTACATgtactttcattttcttgtagGAACTAGAAATTAATTCACAGTTTCCCTCAAGCTTTTGTCAAGTTCTATTGGTTTTTAATAGTGCGGTTATGCTATGGTCATCTTTGGTATCCAAATACTTCTTCAGAGGTTTTTTTCTCTtgcatatttgtttttgtacTGGTCATCTTTTTATGCTCAATATTTATGCGTGCATGTTTGTAAATGTTTATGCCATGGTGCTGGTTGTCAAActcttccccccccccccccccccccccccaaaaaaaaagtgcaaataatattacatttttgtcAGTTTTTTGTTCTAGTGCCAGAAAATTAAGTTAGCTTGAAAATAGAATTTCTTTGCTTAAATGTATTTTTCCAATTTAGGACATGCACAACCAGGCTGGTATTGCACATAATGGTGGTTTAGTGCCATTGCTGAAGCTTCTTGATTCAAAAAATGGTTCTCTGCAACATAATGCAGCATTTGCTCTATATGGTCTCGCAGATAATGAGGTACAttgtattcttttgaattctTATGAATATTAGAActgaaaaatttgagtttttatttcaagAAGTTTTAACATACTTTGTTGGACTCTTCTCTCATAGGATAATGTAGCTGATTTTATTAGGGTAGGAGGTGTGCAGAAGCTTCAGGATGGAGAATTTATTGTTCAGGTATGCTcaacaatttttcaaattagctGTTATTTCTACAATTTGTATTAACTTTTATGACTATATGGTTGCTTACCATTGTTCATACTCATGAATCGGAGACTGAGATTCTTGTTAGTTCATTTTAACCTTGGACCTACAATCACCAGTATAGAGAATTGTACTTGCAGGCAACAAAAGATTGTGTGGCAAAGACATTGAAAAGATTGGAAGAGAAGATTCATGGACGGGTGAGTATTTTGATCCCTATCTTCGAAGTATTCAGCCGACATGGACTACttctaattttatgtttgaatttttattctgTGATCTCATGATTTTCTTGATACAGGTTTTGAACCATTTGTTATATCTGATGCGTGTAGCAGAGAAGGGTGTCCAAAGACGTGTTGCTTTGGCTCTTGCTCATCTGTGTTCCCCTGACGATCAGAGAACTATATTTATCGATGGTGGTGGTATGTTGCATTACCAGATATACTTTTTGGTAATTCTAGGTTCATGTTGCCATGCATTTGTTCTGATTTAGCTGGTGCAAAGTCACGGTTGAGATGTTCATATTGGTGTGAATGGTGCTATAACTATTCAATTTCATGCAGGATTGGAGTTACTTCTTGGGCTTCTGGGTTCAACAAACCCAAAGCAGCAACTTGATGGTGCTGTGGCTTTGTTCAAGTTGGCAAACAAAGCAACAACTCTTTCTTCTGTTGATGCAGCTCCCCCATCTCCAACCCCTCAGGTGAGGTTTAAGAATGGTTTTTTACATACCTTGTCTTATgatgaaaatgtaaaatagAAGTGAAGAGTTCTCTGATGTGGGGCAACttctatttgttatttattaggCTTTATGTATGTTGAGGAACTCAAATgattcaagaaaagaaaacacagGAATCATTTAAAAGCTTTTTACAATGGCAACTGAGTCAAAGCTAGTAATCTCATTATCTTCTATCAAACCTATTAAAGAAATAACCAAAGCTCAACTggatacaaagaaaaattcttaGAATGAAACTGCGTTAGAAACAATCAAATTAGATTATCTTTCAATGTTTATAATTGCTGAGAGTTTGGTGCCTATGATGACAGTCAGTGCTTGGTGCAGGTCTATTTAGGGGACCAGTTTGTAAACAATGCTACGTTGTCAGACGTTACCTTTCTAGTTGAAggtttaaatttactttcttaaTAACATGAGTTCTTGCTTAATTCTGCTGCATATGTTGGAATGACTtcctaaatcatttttttccatAGACGTTTCGTTAGCACAAGTTCtctttttgaattataaaattgccTCCTTTACTGCAGGAAGACGTTTCTATGCCCACCGAATTTGTCTACTTGCATCTTCAGATGCATTCCGTGCAATGTTTGATGGTGGTTACCGGGTGAGTGTCTATGTCTACTATCTTGGTCCCCAACCCCCACTCTTCAATCATCTTATCTTCTGTATTTGCGTGTGTAGGGTGGGGCTGTTGTACtagagtttaaaaaaatttggctaTGGGAGTGCTGCACTGTCAAAATCTTTGACTTTGTGGCTGAAGTATAACATTTCTTTGGATTATACGAAATTTAAGCTCAAACttatctgtttttttttttaaaaaataaaacattgattGCAGATTCATTTTCTGGTTACTCAAAAGCATAATCATCTGGTGCTCTTATCTTTCAATACAAATTGAAGCACTCGAAAGCATAGATGCTTTTAAGATATGCATTGAAAGTATAGCTGCTTTTAAGACATGCATATTGTGACTAACTTACGGTGGATTTTATTGTAGGAAAAGGATGCTAGGGACATTGAAATTCCAAACATTAGATGGGAAGTGTTTGAGTTGATGATGAGGTTTGATGAATTCTG encodes:
- the LOC102618091 gene encoding probable LRR receptor-like serine/threonine-protein kinase At1g67720 isoform X3, producing the protein MPSVSLLLLSLLSLLSLSSSQSPSGTLIDCGTVNVYTINGLKWLPDNDYITGGTPKNVTVAVAVPTLSTVRSFPNKLHQKFCYVVPVFRGGKYLVRTTYFYGGVNGRDSPPVFDQMVDGTFWSEVNTTVDYVHGLASYYEGVFLAQGKHMSLCIGSNNYTDSDPFISALEFVPLEESVYNSTDFGKFGLRLIARHSFGYSGADNIRYPDDPFDRFWEPLVDNKKPEPGNLNVSVSGFWNLPPSKIFKTALATRPAERMELTWPPVFLSSSRYYIALYFADNPSSSREGTRVFDIIINGIPYHRNLNVTPDGVVVFATHWPLSGATNITLNPAPGSNKGPLINGGEIFQVLELGGRTLTRDVIALETLRNSLQNPPLDWSGDPCLPHGYSWTGITCTYDRRIRIVTLNLTNMGLSGSLPSNISRLTALSGIWLGNNNLSGTIPDLSSLMRLETLHLEDNQFSGEIPLSLGKIQSLRELISL
- the LOC102617812 gene encoding ARM REPEAT PROTEIN INTERACTING WITH ABF2 isoform X1, with the protein product MDPQRRQGPSVPERKGQKRKLDEETVIGDEQQQMQQREISSSSAGTSSSDARQALLSEVSAQVNVLNTTFSWLEADRAAAKRATHVLAELAKNEEVVNWIVEGGAVPALVKHLQAPPTSEADRNLKPFEHEVEKGSAFALGLLAVKPEHQQLIVDNGALSHLVNLLKRHMDSNCSRAVNSVIRRAADAITNLAHENSSIKTRVRMEGGIPPLVELLEFTDTKVQRAAAGALRTLAFKNDENKNQIVECNALPTLILMLRSEDSAIHYEAVGVIGNLVHSSPNIKKEVLAAGALQPVIGLLSSCCSESQREAALLLGQFAATDSDCKVHIVQRGAVRPLIEMLQSPDVQLREMSAFALGRLAQVITDMHNQAGIAHNGGLVPLLKLLDSKNGSLQHNAAFALYGLADNEDNVADFIRVGGVQKLQDGEFIVQATKDCVAKTLKRLEEKIHGRVLNHLLYLMRVAEKGVQRRVALALAHLCSPDDQRTIFIDGGGLELLLGLLGSTNPKQQLDGAVALFKLANKATTLSSVDAAPPSPTPQVYLGDQFVNNATLSDVTFLVEGRRFYAHRICLLASSDAFRAMFDGGYREKDARDIEIPNIRWEVFELMMRFIYTGSVDVTLDIAQDLLRAADQYLLEGLKRLCEYTIAQDISLENVSSMYELSEAFHAISLRHTCILYIMEHFDKLSTRPGHSNLIQRIIPEIHNYFAKALTKPNPHNSRL
- the LOC102618091 gene encoding probable LRR receptor-like serine/threonine-protein kinase At1g67720 isoform X2; the encoded protein is MPSVSLLLLSLLSLLSLSSSQSPSGTLIDCGTVNVYTINGLKWLPDNDYITGGTPKNVTVAVAVPTLSTVRSFPNKLHQKFCYVVPVFRGGKYLVRTTYFYGGVNGRDSPPVFDQMVDGTFWSEVNTTVDYVHGLASYYEGVFLAQGKHMSLCIGSNNYTDSDPFISALEFVPLEESVYNSTDFGKFGLRLIARHSFGYSGADNIRYPDDPFDRFWEPLVDNKKPEPGNLNVSVSGFWNLPPSKIFKTALATRPAERMELTWPPVFLSSSRYYIALYFADNPSSSREGTRVFDIIINGIPYHRNLNVTPDGVVVFATHWPLSGATNITLNPAPGSNKGPLINGGEIFQVLELGGRTLTRDVIALETLRNSLQNPPLDWSGDPCLPHGYSWTGITCTYDRRIRIVTLNLTNMGLSGSLPSNISRLTALSGIWLGNNNLSGTIPDLSSLMRLETLHLEDNQFSGEIPLSLGKIQSLRELFLQNNNLTGQIPSSLIKPGLNLKTSPGNQLSSPPPS
- the LOC102618091 gene encoding probable LRR receptor-like serine/threonine-protein kinase At1g67720 isoform X1, with protein sequence MPSVSLLLLSLLSLLSLSSSQSPSGTLIDCGTVNVYTINGLKWLPDNDYITGGTPKNVTVAVAVPTLSTVRSFPNKLHQKFCYVVPVFRGGKYLVRTTYFYGGVNGRDSPPVFDQMVDGTFWSEVNTTVDYVHGLASYYEGVFLAQGKHMSLCIGSNNYTDSDPFISALEFVPLEESVYNSTDFGKFGLRLIARHSFGYSGADNIRYPDDPFDRFWEPLVDNKKPEPGNLNVSVSGFWNLPPSKIFKTALATRPAERMELTWPPVFLSSSRYYIALYFADNPSSSREGTRVFDIIINGIPYHRNLNVTPDGVVVFATHWPLSGATNITLNPAPGSNKGPLINGGEIFQVLELGGRTLTRDVIALETLRNSLQNPPLDWSGDPCLPHGYSWTGITCTYDRRIRIVTLNLTNMGLSGSLPSNISRLTALSGIWLGNNNLSGTIPDLSSLMRLETLHLEDNQFSGEIPLSLGKIQSLRELGQSISITGKHAKLQVIWCSLSVLHTVYVEASMSILLIK
- the LOC102617812 gene encoding ARM REPEAT PROTEIN INTERACTING WITH ABF2 isoform X2 → MDPQRRQGPSVPERKGQKRKLDEETVIGDEQQQMQQREISSSSAGTSSSDARQALLSEVSAQVNVLNTTFSWLEADRAAAKRATHVLAELAKNEEVVNWIVEGGAVPALVKHLQAPPTSEADRNLKPFEHEVEKGSAFALGLLAVKPEHQQLIVDNGALSHLVNLLKRHMDSNCSRAVNSVIRRAADAITNLAHENSSIKTRVRMEGGIPPLVELLEFTDTKVQRAAAGALRTLAFKNDENKNQIVECNALPTLILMLRSEDSAIHYEAVGVIGNLVHSSPNIKKEVLAAGALQPVIGLLSSCCSESQREAALLLGQFAATDSDCKVHIVQRGAVRPLIEMLQSPDVQLREMSAFALGRLAQDMHNQAGIAHNGGLVPLLKLLDSKNGSLQHNAAFALYGLADNEDNVADFIRVGGVQKLQDGEFIVQATKDCVAKTLKRLEEKIHGRVLNHLLYLMRVAEKGVQRRVALALAHLCSPDDQRTIFIDGGGLELLLGLLGSTNPKQQLDGAVALFKLANKATTLSSVDAAPPSPTPQVYLGDQFVNNATLSDVTFLVEGRRFYAHRICLLASSDAFRAMFDGGYREKDARDIEIPNIRWEVFELMMRFIYTGSVDVTLDIAQDLLRAADQYLLEGLKRLCEYTIAQDISLENVSSMYELSEAFHAISLRHTCILYIMEHFDKLSTRPGHSNLIQRIIPEIHNYFAKALTKPNPHNSRL